The Gammaproteobacteria bacterium DNA window TTGCCGAAGGCGACACCCTGGTGGATCGCATTTATCACATTGATCGTGGCTACGAGCGTATCGAGGAAAAGTTGTCCATGCTTGGCGCCAAGATTCGTCGCGTGCCTTCCTGAGCGGAATTATTGTCATGACTCAACTGACCATCGCATTGTCCAAAGGCCGAATTTTTAACGAAACCCTGCCGCTGCTGGCGCACGCCGGCATTGTGCCGGTTGATGATCCGAAGACCAGCCGCAAGCTGATCCTGGATACCAATCTGCCGCACGTCAAACTGGTGATTGTGCGCGCCTCGGATGTGCCCACCTACGTGGAATACGGCGCTGCCGATCTGGGTGTGGCCGGCAAGGACGTGTTGATGGAGCACGGTGGCGACAACGTTTACGAGCCATTGGACTTGCGCATTGCACGCTGCAAATTAATGGTGGCCGAGCGGGTGGGCGAGCCTCTGCAAGGCGACAAACGCCGTATTCGCATCGCGACAAAATATGTTAATTCTGCCAAGCGCTATTTCGCCGCCAAGGGGCAGCAGGTAGAAATCATCAAACTGTACGGCTCCATGGAGCTGGCACCGCTGGTCGGTTTGGCTGACGGTATTGTCGACGTGGTTGATACCGGCAACACCCTGCGCGCCAATGGTTTGGAGCCGACCGAACACATGGCCGACATCAGTTCACGACTGATCGTCAACAAGGCCTCAATGAAAATGAAATCACAAGCCATCAAGGAGTTCATCAAACTGGTGAGCGAGGCGGTTGATAGGCAAAACGCGTAGCCAAGTGAGTACGACCATGATCAAGATGAGACGCTTAAATTCGCAATCAAAAACTTTCTGGAATGATCTGGAAAGATTGATTGCCTGGGATGGTGTGTCCGATGCCAAGGTTAATGACATCGTTACCGACATTATCAAAAATGTACGCGAGCGCGGCGACGCTGCCGTGCTGGAATACACCAATCGCTTTGATCGCATGGGTGTCAGCAGTCTGGCTGATCTGACCATCCCTAAGGAAGATCT harbors:
- the hisG gene encoding ATP phosphoribosyltransferase codes for the protein MTQLTIALSKGRIFNETLPLLAHAGIVPVDDPKTSRKLILDTNLPHVKLVIVRASDVPTYVEYGAADLGVAGKDVLMEHGGDNVYEPLDLRIARCKLMVAERVGEPLQGDKRRIRIATKYVNSAKRYFAAKGQQVEIIKLYGSMELAPLVGLADGIVDVVDTGNTLRANGLEPTEHMADISSRLIVNKASMKMKSQAIKEFIKLVSEAVDRQNA